The Triplophysa rosa linkage group LG15, Trosa_1v2, whole genome shotgun sequence genomic sequence CACGCGTACAGGTAAACACAAAACCCCTTCATTTCTGAACCTGAATTACTGATGCAATACATGTGTGTTTCGGTTCATTATACGTGAAATATTATTTCCGCAGGGAATTTAAGATCAAATCTGGTGAATGGTTTCTGGAACAGCAAGCGAAGAAATTCCCTGAAGGTATGTCTGcttttgttataaatgaaatatgCGTTACATTACACGAATGACACTTtttgtgtactgtactgtatatttgtggTGTTGCTGAAGTTGAACCGCTTGCCGTATTGTTTTAGAAAACAGACAGGAGACCACCGGAGACAAACTATTACAGTCTTATCAACAGTTCAGGTGACCGCATTATactcatttcttttttatttctacttTTACAGTAAAGAACTTTGCTTTGACACATGCTCGTGTGGCAATCTTTCATCGTTTGAgtcatattttttatgttttagttGCATTAGAGTTGTGCCTCCAACTCCTCCCCCCTTTTATGAAGCTCCTGTGAGAAACTCATTTCACAGACTGGAGGTAAATAACACAATTATGATTTGCTTGTTCTTCTTTTTTGTAGTCACGTCACCTAatatttgtgcatttgtgtggtTGTGTATGTCTAGGGCCGCACAACATCCAAGCCCTTTACTAAATCCATGGAAAACCTGATGGCGTCTGTCAGCACTCacataaaaagtaaaacatcCAACTAGAAACTCTTTCTGTGATATCTGTGTAAACCCTATAAGACAGAGATGAGTTTTGAGATTTTGAAATCTGAAAACGTTTTACAATCATTTTACAATACGTTTTTAACATATTGAGCAACTCCTAAACGTGCTCCTTATACTGTAAACGCTTTGGCAACAGCATTGCAACTATGGATTATTTTTGCCAAAGATggtgtatacagtacattttaaaatattcattctTTAAAAGTTGTCTTTTCATGGCTCATGAGATTTGATGGAGGTCTCGATTTCATGGTTTTATTCAAATGCCAACCGTGAtccagatgtttctcctaaaatatcttaaaatgtgTCAAATGGATGTAGTTTGTTGAGGTAAAATATGAGTTCATATCGAGATCTTtcataatattgacttttgattgcagacttgacaaatctgagctcagtttgacatctcttgtgaaactctatgacagagacatttgtgacatttctgattctttttctcaggagaaatatctgagacacaaatgagactaaagcaaaagtttccatttgctctccatcaCATATTAAGAATATAGTTGTGCCATTCCTGTCATGTTCCGCAAAATCTGATTTAGTTTGTTCTTGATTCTAGAACTTTCCAAATCTCAGAATGATTTGAGTATGGGGGCAGGTCACCTGACTGTGGTTCATGCACTGACGCAGAACCCCGGCTGGAAGAGCCAATCGGAGGGCGCCATCGATAAAGCTTGTAACGTAAGAGCCGActgtttcattcattcaaaaatTACTTGTTCAGTAGTGTAACATTGTAACTTTTACTTACATCTTGTGAACAAAACCATTTTCATCTGTGACCACAGATCTGACCCCAATGAAATCAAATGTTCAAtgaaatttaaatgatataaatcTACATACAGATTTCGTAAATCTTCTGCGTAGACTTTATAAATGTACGCATAACCTCAGCTAAAAGCAACAACATATAGAAACATTAACGTTCGTGggctgaagttaacttccggcaCACATTCACAGTTCctgtagatcagtggttctcaaactgggggccgtgttCCCCTGGgtggccccaagatggatccaggggtccatagattttgtggcattttatgaaatatagtaatttatcatagattttatgcaatcaaacatcagaaaaatgacaccaccaaccaaacgaattgaggttccagcattgtataactgaatgtttttggtttaattaaaattctaagtttaagattatacgtctttatatggggggccgcaaagcgatgcacttaacacatagggggccttacaacgaaaaagtttgagaaccactgctgtagattatttctgataacaagcaaaagaaccCGAGACTTGGCTAAACTCGTCTCTCcaacattttgaatttagactgcgataccaagcccaaccgctagatgtcaatgcaCCATACGGTGTCTTTCAATGCGACAAatctacaggacccattcaacaaatgtttaataaaatgaacatacaacaaatcatttatttaatacaattattatacaataaaataataatacaaattaatatgaacattaattaaataagacataaatggttatattattagacacttgccaaacacaaaccggaagttaactgcgaGTCAGGCgtgcgcgcgtccgatgaaaccgtgtATAGGCCGGACTGATTTCTAAACACTTATAATGAATGAAAACGGGGGTGATAAATAAAAAGTGAAGTTGGCCTAAAATCATTtgataaaaaacacacataaaccCGGGTGGTCATTGATGTGTCTCTGTATGATCAGCTGCAGTGATGGATTCATGTGATGATGTGTAGAAAGGTTGTTGACCTTATATGGTTGGTTGAATATAAAATAGTTGAGGTTAAACAAGGTCATACAGCATTAGACTCGATCTCTTTTGATTTGATGCCAGGCGACATCCAAAACGTATGTTTTTTATGATAATTTGCACAAGTATGGTTTTGCTAGAAATAGGATCACTGTAGCAAAACCACGAGTAACTAATTTGTATCAATTACTGATGGTGTTAAGACAACACTTCCGTCTGATAAACCTCAAGCTATCTATAACGTGAGTGTTTTAACCCATTTCTTCTTCATTCCAGCTGTGCAAAGTTCCAAGTTTACCCAACCTGTCCCAGAAGATGTCCAGTGGCACAGATCAGAGCGGGTCAGCGAGCCTTACAGATGACAATGTGTCACACACGTCTGAATACAGCCATGAGCAGCTGGTATTCACGTTTACTCATCATCATTTCTTTCATCTGATAACCGAACGCACTTCTTTCAGGAAACAGAAAACAAGTTCTGCAGACGTAAGCACGTCATCTGTCTGATAAGACACTGCGGTTAATAAGATAACACATGCAGGCATATGTTTGTCTCATTATGTATATGCATagaaataaatactgtatgaatCGATTCCAAACTATGATTTGTGCAGGACAGCAACAGCAGCACGAGCATGGATTTGGGGACTTTTGAAAACACTAGTAGTGTGTCTGGAGAAATCCAGGTTGCCATCGGTTACAAGACGTCCTGTTTGGAGATAACTGTCAAAGCCTGCAAAAATCTGATGCATGGAGATATGAAAAAGAGGAAGTGTCATCCGTAAGTTGTTTTGAGTGAAGTGCAGAAAAATGTCGCAAGAAGACATGTAACAGACTTCGTTCACACGTTTTCGTCGTTCACACACAGGTATGTGAACATCTGCTTGCTCCCGAAGAAAAATCTGACTCAAAAGATGAAAACGACAGTCAAGACGGGAAATAACCCAGTTTACAACGAAACATTCACGGTGAGCGCTTACAGTGAATGTGAACAAAAGATGAGGTCACCAACAAATATTGTGCACAACCAAGAATATcatataacaataatataatgttatataaagTTACAAGCAGTCATACAAAGGCACATCTGTTGATGTGAATGTTGGCTTGTGTTTGCAGTGTGTTGTTGCTCGTGAGCATCTGGTCACCAGTGTTCTTCACATGTCAGTTTGGCACACCAGAGGACTCAAGAAGAAAGTGTTTCTGGGTGAGACGCTCATCCGTCTGGAGAACACAGATCATCTGAACTCTGTCTGGTACACACTCGCCCCAAAGGTACTTTCATTAGCCACTGAACTCACATTCACACATTTAGACCCGTTTTTGAGATCGGGTGTAATTTATAGAGGGACACGAAGTCTTCTTCATAGGATAAATTGGACATTTTTCTGATTGAAATCATTTTTCTGAACTAATACAGTACAAGTAGATCATTTAAAGGgtgtattttaattttagcggcatctagcggtgaggttgagaATGCACCTCACCGCTGAAGACGTAGTtgtgtatacagtatttctgtcaatagatcctcccaaaaattacacacctttaaaaacacatgacAACGGATTGCTTGTGTAATCTTTTatctaaatgtaatgtaaaatgtatttttttatttttggggtaaTTTATTAACAACATGTACTTATTACAGGGTTGGGGTTTGATTTAGTTGcatgtaatttacattttttataatttacagttattactatagtaaatgcacGTAACAAAGACACAGTGCAAGAGTCACAGTTTTTATTCCACTGACATTGGTCTGTGTGGTGCTGTATAACTATGTGGctatttagtcatttttttcaCCAAACAGCCATTTGGGAAGTGGACATTTTCATAattcataattattattttcataataaGGAAGACTTGATAACTTTTACAAATGTGTCTCCTGTCACTTAAAGGATTAATACATGAATATATTTATATCATTATGATCGCTATCGGATTGAATGTGTGTGAAAAGAACAGAGTGAAATGACAGGacttgttgtgtgttgtgtaataGCATGATCATCCACTGGGAGGTGATGTCGATCTCTACACATCACAGCTGATACTTAAAGTCAAGTTCCTGCCACAGACTGACCCACATACTGATggtatgacacacacacacacgcacgcacgcacgcacgcacgcacacacgcacacgcacacacacacacacacacacacacacactttatttaGCATTGCCGACTCTGTCATTTACAGTCAACTCCGAAATATAAATGACTGTGTTTGTCCTTAGAGAACAAGTTGACAAATCAGTGAttttaaatacaacatttaattGTCAATGTAATTCATAATTTTTACAATTAAGtattaataatgaaaaataaatcacaagctaaaaaatgacaacactgtaaaaaagttttttttttgttggttcaacttaaaaataattgcctttaatatttttaagttgaattaactgaaaatgttaaagacccagtgaaataaaaaattacaatgcctattttttcatgaaatattgcagtgtttactgtaaatagtttatcaatgtgagtcattctctttttaaaattcgtgcgCCTTCATAATCTTTagctaaaatctgaaaatgcacttccttcctttaatgactatccatcttaaatgacgtatgttagacggcttgggcggagcctccgttaactcctccccttcaactgtcagtccgctgccagttccatttcaaaatgcaacggctgtttttatacatccaatcaaatcgcagagaaagacgaaggCCACGGcaactatttttctcattagaaattccatttcactcggaaatgcctcaaaatacggaagtaaaaacgatcgaaacttccggttcacggggactttaaggcaaccaggtaacttatttttgaaCCAACATTTTTCTTACAGTGAATTACTAATAAATTGAGTAACAAGCTGTCATTTTACGCCATATTTCCCCACCTGTTGTCCAAATATCCTCTATAATGAAACTCTTGTCATCCAAATCGTCTAACTGCTAGTTTAGAGCaatgttaaaaacaataaaacaaatgttggtTTTCAGTGCTCATTGCAAACATGCTTGttcaaatgtataaaacaatcATGATTTAAAAACGAAAAGGCTTTTATTTCGTCCACAGATAGTTTAATGGGAACACACGGGCAGCTCGTCGTTCTCATCTGTGATGTTTCAAAGCTGCAGTCCATGTCAAAAACATCTTACATTGAGGGGTGAGTAAACATCAGCTGGGTGTGTCCGTGCGAATATCTATAAGCAGCTGCTTATGGTTTTATTGATCTAATTATATTCCtaaatattatgtatatttattatatcaACGTATATTTACTATTAGTATTTTTTGTTCCCAGAATCCTTTGTCTTTCTGGAGACAGAGTGCTGGTCCAGAGATCTCCAGCACTAAAGAAGACCGCCGGTACCCTGCAGATGAACTTCAACAGACTGATGCGTCAAGATCTCCAGCAGGCCACGTTACTGTTCAGTCTGTGGGAGAAAGGCAGCTTGAGGCACGGCAAGCGTTTACTGAGATCAGCACAACTGTGTGCAGGTCGGTCTCACACGCTTCACATAACATATCAGATATATGATTTCATTTCTACAGTACGACACAAGTCTATGATGCATCTATTGTAGTCTTATGACGTCGTGTGTGTATTTCATCAGGATCGTCATGGCAACGGCTGCAGCAGATGCCAGGCGTGTGGCATGACTACATTCTTCCGCTGCATGCAGATGTAAACATGACTTCATAACAGAAGAACTCAAAGTCTCAGATACAGATGTGTTTAAATACACTCGATAATATCCTGATGCCTGTTTTATCACTCAATCacttttaaattttttaatgacatcattttttaaaacttacataacttattatttaatgttgtacagtatttgtaaataaacaaattcacTCGGATCTGGTCTTCGTAAATCTTTATTTCTAATAACAAACACCTTTTCTCagggggaaaataaataaatcctgcAGATGTGAGCCTCCATCATTCCTACGGTCTGTTTATTATACATTCTCACGGGCTTTTCCCACACTTGAGATTGTTCACTCTTGACCCTGGGTTAGCGCGTTTTACACACGTAAAAGAGTTAGTAACTCTCACTGTATTTTACACCTTTGGCACCACAGTTGGGCTTCACGTCCCAGGGTTTAAAAGCGTcccttaaaatgacaagagtgaaATGTTGCTTTACCCACAGTTAGGCATAAAGTAGTGTGAAAGgcttatgaatgaatgaatcctCTAGTCTTGTAAAAATATTTCCTAAGCAGCTCGTACGTGATTTGTGTAAAATTGATTTCAATAGGGAAAAACAATGAATTATTTTCATATGGAGGAAACAAACGCATGTAAAAAGCGACAATACAGTTTTCGCAACaacatttttctcttttcctAAGTGGCAGCACACGATCACAGCaacaataaatgacattttctcTTTTCTATGTCAACCACTGAATGCCtgtaccctgatagcacacatacatctggtttacgtctatttgacgtctgcatttacatctgcaagacatctacaatacatagtttgctcatctgcaatacgtctctgagatgtctgctgtcagacgtcatatagacttctagaagatgtctgtaagatgtttatgatttagaatggatgtacaacagctctttctaagatgtttagcagatgtttttaagcagcagatctccagatctttagcagatgtattacagacgttcagacgtctccgagacgtattgcagatgagcaaactatgaattgcagatgtcttgcagatgtaaatgcagacgtcaaatagacgtaaaccagatggattgtgctatctgggtaccGTGTCCATTTGTTTAATTTTCAggtttcattaaaatgtaaagaaactCTGGTCTTAACTCATGTCAGATCCTTATGGAGATGATCGGGATTAAATCtgaatattaaaaaatctgaatttagTCATTTCTAATGATTTTACATGCAACAGTCCATATATATTTATCAAAAAATGATAATTGACTAatcttttaaacaaataatctaGTATTAGATTTAAGAATATTAATCATCATTTGGTGGTCAGTACAGAACCAAGAAATAAAAACCTGTACTGTTATTAGTAGAGAagccaaaaaaaaaaccttaaataTCCCAAagattgaataaataaacactatAATAAATTGCCTGGCAAAAGTCATATTCAACATGAATGAAAGGTTTAATATAAGTCAATACATAAAAGAGTTGAGATTATACTGCCGAGCCCTGCGCTGAGTggatcaacaaaacaaacaaacaaaaagaaattaCAACCCTTAACTGGATAAAACTAGAATTTGCTCAGATCATCGAATAACAAACGATCATGTTATTACCAAAAAGGGGAGGCATTGTTGGCACGTTTACAAATCATTCGCTTCAGCAGATTTATTTCAGCACAGCCTGTGAATAAACCCAACGGTGGAccactttacagtaaggttgtGTTTGTAACCCTACGGTAGAAAACATGACCCAACAATGAACCGAATGATCTTttcacagcatttattcatcttggTTAATGACAACTTCAACATATACAAACCTTCCCGTTTGTATGCACATGAAGcgatattaataaattaatcgAAATAAACGctgtgaaaaaaatcaacattaaCGTATGcaaccttactgtaaagtgtaTATAATGACAATATTTCTCGTGCATTATTTGAAAAGTCTAAAATGTTTCAGTTCCTAGTGCACGTTGAAGGAGTGCTCTCGTATGAAAATAAACTCGTGTTTTTTTGTaccacgtgtgtgtgttgtctaaCGCAGATTATGCCTTTTGCATTCACCACTCAGACTCAAGGACAGAAAGCCCGTCCGGATCTCTTATAAGGCCTCGAACTCGTCGATTCTCTGTTTCGTGTTGCCCTGGCGGATCTGCCGGAGAGTTTTGTATTTGTCTCGGCCGGCGCGCACGTTCTCCGTGTGCAGGAGGTCGTTCTGCGTCTTCTTGGTGTGATCGCGAGCCACTTCCAACTCTGAGGTCAGAGCCTGGAAAAGAAAATAAGGTCATCACAGCGGAATCTATATTTAGCGAACAAGACCTTGAGTTTGAATTACAACACAAACCACGAGGCACTATCTACTCGTGAAAGCAGATGGAAATGACAGGTTGATAAGAACGTCTAGCTCAAATCCTAATCCTGAAACCTGATTGGTTAAGATGTTCCCCAGGACCAACAAGGATTTGTTGGCAGAATGACGGTAATCTTTGTGCGAGTAAGACAATGTGATTATCCAACAGGATAGGTTGTTGGATTACCTTCCCCTTGTTGTTTCTGTAAAATCTACGAGATCAGTACTAAAACCTTGACCCTATTCCTCCAATCAGGAAGGATTCAATTTAAGGatctatttacagaaatgcaatatacataactatgtgttcagaggtgtaagaagacctcacataatgaagtgttatgtttttattaccttagaatgagctattcctatctacatacaccgccggtccccttacatggaattcaccatgttgtttctacagtagccctgaatggacaaactgctctacagaacgcgttcataaatacgttatttccttcagcaaagaagcgaaaacatgacgacatcttggTCCCGTGTCAGCCACCTTAGTGCttagaaagggaggggtgaagtgtgccattggttgcaattcgcaacttcaccgctagatgccgctacatttcaAAACTGGATTTTCAACTCttcctacactcttaaaaaaaaggtgcatAGAATGCCATAGAatgaacctttaacatctgaataacctttctgtttcacagaaaagtatttCTGTATaatctttagattataaaaagtaagaaagagatggttcttggacagaatggttctttgtgaaaccaaaaatggctctttcatggcatcgctgtgaagaacctttttagcacctttatttttaccacTAGATGGCGTACATCTGGAGAAGAATCCAGTTCCGGCAGAGTTTAGTTCCAGCACTGCTTCAATGCACCTCGTTGTCATTTGTATATAAAAACCAAGAGCACAGATGCA encodes the following:
- the sytl3 gene encoding synaptotagmin-like protein 3 isoform X3 is translated as MKIEHRFCPTDLELFQALERERVLEVLRRDKALRSIEAERIRRLRTELQNICGQGTRSFARPYGQRSCARCQRVLGQFWDCGSVCCGCSHRICDKCRVVRSAQDWKCTVCHAYREFKIKSGEWFLEQQAKKFPEENRQETTGDKLLQSYQQFSCIRVVPPTPPPFYEAPVRNSFHRLEGRTTSKPFTKSMENLMASVSTHIKKLSKSQNDLSMGAGHLTVVHALTQNPGWKSQSEGAIDKACNLCKVPSLPNLSQKMSSGTDQSGSASLTDDNVSHTSEYSHEQLDSNSSTSMDLGTFENTSSVSGEIQVAIGYKTSCLEITVKACKNLMHGDMKKRKCHPYVNICLLPKKNLTQKMKTTVKTGNNPVYNETFTCVVAREHLVTSVLHMSVWHTRGLKKKVFLGETLIRLENTDHLNSVWYTLAPKHDHPLGGDVDLYTSQLILKVKFLPQTDPHTDDSLMGTHGQLVVLICDVSKLQSMSKTSYIEGILCLSGDRVLVQRSPALKKTAGTLQMNFNRLMRQDLQQATLLFSLWEKGSLRHGKRLLRSAQLCAGSSWQRLQQMPGVWHDYILPLHADVNMTS
- the sytl3 gene encoding synaptotagmin-like protein 3 isoform X1, whose amino-acid sequence is MKIEHRFCPTDLELFQALERERVLEVLRRDKALRSIEAERIRRLRTELQNICGQGTRSFARPYGQRSCARCQRVLGQFWDCGSVCCGCSHRICDKCRVVRSAQDWKCTVCHAYREFKIKSGEWFLEQQAKKFPEENRQETTGDKLLQSYQQFSCIRVVPPTPPPFYEAPVRNSFHRLEGRTTSKPFTKSMENLMASVSTHIKKLSKSQNDLSMGAGHLTVVHALTQNPGWKSQSEGAIDKACNLCKVPSLPNLSQKMSSGTDQSGSASLTDDNVSHTSEYSHEQLVFTFTHHHFFHLITERTSFRKQKTSSADDSNSSTSMDLGTFENTSSVSGEIQVAIGYKTSCLEITVKACKNLMHGDMKKRKCHPYVNICLLPKKNLTQKMKTTVKTGNNPVYNETFTCVVAREHLVTSVLHMSVWHTRGLKKKVFLGETLIRLENTDHLNSVWYTLAPKHDHPLGGDVDLYTSQLILKVKFLPQTDPHTDDSLMGTHGQLVVLICDVSKLQSMSKTSYIEGILCLSGDRVLVQRSPALKKTAGTLQMNFNRLMRQDLQQATLLFSLWEKGSLRHGKRLLRSAQLCAGSSWQRLQQMPGVWHDYILPLHADVNMTS
- the sytl3 gene encoding synaptotagmin-like protein 3 isoform X2 gives rise to the protein MKNLELFQALERERVLEVLRRDKALRSIEAERIRRLRTELQNICGQGTRSFARPYGQRSCARCQRVLGQFWDCGSVCCGCSHRICDKCRVVRSAQDWKCTVCHAYREFKIKSGEWFLEQQAKKFPEENRQETTGDKLLQSYQQFSCIRVVPPTPPPFYEAPVRNSFHRLEGRTTSKPFTKSMENLMASVSTHIKKLSKSQNDLSMGAGHLTVVHALTQNPGWKSQSEGAIDKACNLCKVPSLPNLSQKMSSGTDQSGSASLTDDNVSHTSEYSHEQLVFTFTHHHFFHLITERTSFRKQKTSSADDSNSSTSMDLGTFENTSSVSGEIQVAIGYKTSCLEITVKACKNLMHGDMKKRKCHPYVNICLLPKKNLTQKMKTTVKTGNNPVYNETFTCVVAREHLVTSVLHMSVWHTRGLKKKVFLGETLIRLENTDHLNSVWYTLAPKHDHPLGGDVDLYTSQLILKVKFLPQTDPHTDDSLMGTHGQLVVLICDVSKLQSMSKTSYIEGILCLSGDRVLVQRSPALKKTAGTLQMNFNRLMRQDLQQATLLFSLWEKGSLRHGKRLLRSAQLCAGSSWQRLQQMPGVWHDYILPLHADVNMTS